From Triticum aestivum cultivar Chinese Spring chromosome 4A, IWGSC CS RefSeq v2.1, whole genome shotgun sequence, a single genomic window includes:
- the LOC123085108 gene encoding U-box domain-containing protein 75: MPQYQELPCGGQVLDIDAALKDGILGCGPEPGDGALGDGGKQPVELRKMMDELDAAGDGGGDEVVPAVFICPISLEPMVDPVTLCTGQTYERANISRWLALGHRTCPTTMQELWDDALTPNATLRQLIAAWFSRRYTRFKKRSADYHGRAADLVHGLRGTAVPRRQPLKGQARVAALRELRSLASNHQSVTKAIAEAGGVSLLTSLLGPFTSHSVGSEAVAILVSGVPLDADAKAALMQPAKVSLVVDMLNEGAVDTKINCVRLIRILMEEKGFRPETVASLSLLAGSMRLVRDKRHQDGVAAGLELLNSICAVHRPARSMIVSIGAVQQLVELLPELATECVEPALDILDALASVPEGMTALKDCPRTIPNAVRLLMRVSEACTQRALSMLWVVCRMVPEESAPAALDVGLAAKLLLVIQSGCGPELKQQASELLKLCTVHCTSTVFLAKCKLTKTIQ; this comes from the coding sequence ATGCCGCAGTACCAGGAGCTGCCCTGCGGCGGGCAGGTGCTCGACATCGACGCCGCGCTCAAGGACGGCATCCTGGGGTGCGGCCCGGAGCCCGGGGACGGGGCGCTGGGCGACGGGGGGAAGCAACCGGTGGAGCTGAGGAAGATGATGGACGAGCTGGATGCCGCTGGGGATGGCGGCGGGGACGAGGTCGTGCCGGCGGTCTTCATCTGCCCGATCTCCCTGGAGCCCATGGTGGATCCGGTCACGCTCTGCACCGGCCAGACGTACGAGCGCGCCAACATCTCCCGGTGGCTGGCGCTGGGCCACCGGACCTGCCCGACCACGATGCAGGAGCTCTGGGACGACGCGCTCACCCCCAACGCCACGCTCCGGCAGCTCATCGCCGCCTGGTTCTCCAGGCGGTACACCCGCTTCAAGAAGCGCTCGGCCGACTACCACGGCCGCGCCGCGGACCTTGTCCACGGTCTCCGCGGCACGGCCGTCCCGAGGAGGCAGCCCCTCAAGGGCCAGGCCCGCGTCGCCGCGCTCCGGGAGTTGCGCTCCCTCGCCTCCAACCACCAGTCCGTGACCAAGGCCATAGCCGAGGCCGGCGGCGTGTCGTTGCTGACCTCGCTTCTTGGCCCCTTCACGTCTCATTCCGTGGGGTCCGAGGCGGTGGCCATTCTTGTGAGCGGCGTGCCGCTCGACGCCGACGCGAAGGCGGCGCTGATGCAGCCGGCAAAGGTGTCCCTCGTGGTGGACATGCTCAATGAGGGCGCCGTCGACACCAAGATCAACTGCGTCCGCCTCATCCGCATCCTCATGGAGGAGAAAGGCTTCCGGCCGGAGACGGTGGCGAGCCTGAGCCTCTTGGCCGGCTCCATGCGCCTGGTCCGGGACAAGCGGCACCAGGACGGTGTGGCCGCTGGGCTAGAGCTGCTCAATTCCATCTGCGCCGTGCACAGGCCGGCCAGGAGCATGATTGTCAGCATTGGTGCGGTgcagcagctggtggagctgctgCCGGAGCTGGCGACGGAGTGCGTGGAGCCAGCCTTGGACATCCTTGACGCGCTCGCCTCAGTCCCTGAAGGCATGACGGCTCTCAAGGATTGCCCGAGGACGATACCCAACGCCGTCCGATTGCTGATGAGGGTGTCCGAGGCCTGCACGCAGCGCGCCCTGTCGATGCTGTGGGTGGTGTGCAGGATGGTGCCCGAGGAGTCCGCGCCCGCCGCCCTGGACGTCGGGCTGGCCGCCAAGCTTCTGCTGGTGATCCAAAGCGGGTGCGGGCCGGAGCTGAAGCAGCAAGCCTCGGAGCTGCTCAAGCTTTGCACCGTGCATTGCACGTCCACCGTCTTCCTCGCGAAATGCAAGCTCACCAAGACAATTCAGTGA